The Halorhodospira halophila SL1 genomic sequence GCCGGTCGGGGTGACTCTGGCTGATGGCGCGCCGGTACGCCTGGCGCACCTCGTCGCTGCTCGCCCCGCGGCTCAGTCCCAGCAGCCGGTAGGCGTGGTCCAGCGTCAGGCGCACACCGCGGCGCACCTTGCCGCGCTGGAGCTGGGCCAGCCGCGCGTCCAGGTCGGCCTGCGACACCCCGACCTGGCGCCAGACGCGGCGCAGCAGCCGTTCCCGGGGCTTGTCCAGGGTGCCGTCGGCCAACGCCACGCGCAGCTGGAACTCCAGGAAGCGGGCCAGCTCCTGGGGGCGGTTGCGCCCCATCAACCGCAGCAGGCCGAGCACCGGGCGCAGGGGGGCATCCGGCGCCTTGCCGCGGTTGAAGATGGTGATCGCCCGCCGGCGGCCGCGCTCATCCAGCGGCAACTCGCCAAGCACCCGCCGGGCCGCGGCGATCTCCTGCTCGCTGACCCGGCCATCGCTCTTGGCCAGGTGGCCCATGGTCAGGGCGGTGGCCCCCAGGAACAGCCGCTGCGTGCGGGCCAGGCCGCAGCCGCTCCACACCAGCCCGACGACCTGGGTCAGACGCACCCACAGGTCGATCAGGGTACCCACGGCCAGCCCCGCCACCGCTCCGCTCCAGCCGGCAATGAGCCAGCCGCCCA encodes the following:
- the djlA gene encoding co-chaperone DjlA — protein: MQQPYRIVRRWSGRILATLGGWLIAGWSGAVAGLAVGTLIDLWVRLTQVVGLVWSGCGLARTQRLFLGATALTMGHLAKSDGRVSEQEIAAARRVLGELPLDERGRRRAITIFNRGKAPDAPLRPVLGLLRLMGRNRPQELARFLEFQLRVALADGTLDKPRERLLRRVWRQVGVSQADLDARLAQLQRGKVRRGVRLTLDHAYRLLGLSRGASSDEVRQAYRRAISQSHPDRLISRGVSQAELEAAGERTRQIRAAYETIREARSSS